A genomic segment from Thermostichus lividus PCC 6715 encodes:
- a CDS encoding AbrB family transcriptional regulator yields MEKPKPLTGKALLQRLNEIGYVTRKEAARLCGYYRITASGEVKTDLSKFYSAILQARGLELEPQKGADHRDGRGRSPSYRVTVHQNGQIVIGAAYTKAMNLKPGDTFLIKRGYKHIHLYQLEDAALDGVKPDTANPER; encoded by the coding sequence ATGGAAAAACCCAAGCCCCTAACCGGTAAGGCACTGCTACAGCGGCTTAATGAGATAGGCTACGTGACACGCAAAGAAGCAGCACGGCTGTGTGGTTACTATCGTATTACTGCCTCCGGTGAGGTAAAAACTGATTTATCGAAATTTTATAGCGCAATTTTGCAAGCCCGGGGTCTTGAACTAGAACCTCAGAAAGGGGCTGATCATCGTGATGGACGTGGGCGATCGCCCTCCTATCGGGTAACAGTTCATCAAAATGGACAAATTGTGATTGGGGCAGCCTACACCAAAGCAATGAATCTCAAACCAGGGGATACCTTTTTAATTAAGCGGGGGTATAAGCATATCCACCTCTACCAACTGGAGGATGCGGCGCTGGATGGAGTTAAACCCGACACCGCCAACCCAGAGCGATGA
- a CDS encoding carbon dioxide-concentrating mechanism protein: MERGRDFTDLALGLVSAQSFPAIVGIADHMLKSSDVLLVGYEKIGSGHCTAIVRGRIADVRLAIEEGAERAQQFGQELSTLVIPRPDPNLEKILPIGSLLAQLTTGTRGHRLSGHAVGLLETRGFPAMVGAADAMLKAADVMLTAYETIGAGLCTAIVRGTASNTAIALEAGMAEADRIGELHAVMLVPRPLEDLDQSLPLAPALQKELRPLQLPLNLKQKETEPLVLNAATEDAVTVEASPEALPLEPPSP, encoded by the coding sequence ATGGAGCGTGGCCGTGACTTTACTGATTTAGCCCTAGGGCTAGTCTCTGCCCAGAGCTTTCCGGCAATTGTCGGCATTGCGGATCACATGCTGAAGTCCTCCGATGTGCTGCTAGTGGGCTACGAAAAAATTGGCAGTGGCCATTGCACGGCCATTGTGCGCGGTCGTATTGCCGATGTGCGCTTGGCCATTGAAGAAGGCGCAGAGCGAGCACAGCAGTTTGGCCAAGAACTAAGTACCCTAGTGATTCCCCGCCCTGACCCTAACCTAGAGAAGATTTTGCCCATTGGTAGCTTGCTAGCACAGTTGACAACAGGCACCCGCGGCCACCGCCTGAGTGGTCATGCCGTCGGCCTGCTCGAAACTCGCGGCTTTCCGGCGATGGTAGGGGCTGCCGATGCCATGCTGAAGGCCGCAGATGTGATGTTGACAGCCTACGAAACCATTGGAGCGGGTTTGTGTACGGCCATTGTTCGGGGCACCGCATCCAACACAGCGATCGCCCTCGAAGCAGGGATGGCCGAAGCCGATCGCATCGGAGAACTCCACGCCGTAATGCTGGTACCACGGCCTCTTGAAGATTTAGATCAATCTCTCCCCCTTGCGCCAGCCCTGCAGAAAGAACTGCGCCCCTTACAACTGCCCCTCAACCTCAAACAAAAAGAGACCGAGCCACTCGTGCTCAATGCTGCCACCGAAGATGCTGTGACCGTTGAAGCCTCACCAGAGGCACTACCGCTAGAGCCACCCTCTCCCTAG
- a CDS encoding pantothenate kinase translates to MELNPTPPTQSDDWVAVIVGNSRHHWALFHGVELVQCWHLTPRESPPAVLRLVSDRECWGGSVGRVPLQELCPNAFRLSLMDIPIPGLYPTLGLDRALGLWGALQVYGAPVCVVDAGTALTFTLANAAGEFAGGAILPGVGAMGQCLADYTAALPRVAIPEGVPPRWAMSTPEALQSGVYFGVAAILQSYLGAFYAAYPTGKVLVTGGDRAFISQLLATDFPQHHWQEDEHLCFWGIRAVRNQRLR, encoded by the coding sequence ATGGAGTTAAACCCGACACCGCCAACCCAGAGCGATGATTGGGTAGCAGTAATTGTTGGCAACAGTCGCCACCACTGGGCACTATTTCACGGGGTAGAGCTTGTGCAGTGCTGGCATCTGACCCCCAGGGAATCGCCGCCAGCCGTACTGCGTTTAGTCAGCGATCGCGAGTGTTGGGGGGGCAGTGTTGGCCGGGTGCCGCTTCAGGAACTCTGCCCCAATGCCTTTCGCCTCAGCTTGATGGATATTCCCATTCCTGGCCTCTACCCCACCTTGGGACTCGACCGCGCCCTTGGGCTGTGGGGGGCACTGCAGGTCTATGGGGCACCGGTTTGCGTGGTGGATGCTGGCACAGCCCTTACCTTTACCCTTGCCAATGCTGCGGGAGAATTTGCGGGGGGGGCAATTCTGCCGGGGGTGGGGGCCATGGGGCAGTGCTTGGCCGACTATACGGCAGCGCTGCCTAGGGTGGCCATTCCTGAAGGCGTGCCACCCCGTTGGGCGATGTCCACCCCAGAGGCGCTGCAAAGCGGTGTGTACTTTGGCGTGGCGGCGATCCTCCAAAGTTATCTGGGTGCTTTTTACGCTGCCTATCCTACAGGTAAGGTGCTGGTCACTGGTGGCGATCGCGCCTTTATCAGCCAGCTCTTGGCAACCGATTTTCCGCAGCACCACTGGCAGGAAGACGAGCATCTGTGTTTTTGGGGTATTCGTGCCGTCCGCAACCAGCGGTTAAGATAG